One region of Mucilaginibacter sp. 14171R-50 genomic DNA includes:
- a CDS encoding MFS transporter codes for MAENLQAAAPAKTKSRFPKAVPYIIGNEAAERFSFYGMRSVLTLFLVNQFFNPADNPALTDQANAHANKLHHLFVMVAYALPFVGGMIADWFTGKYKLILYVSIIYCIGHLMLATFDGGLTGFELGLLVVAIGAGGIKSCVSANVGDQFDATNQDLLSKVYGWFYFSINAGSMISTVAIPWTYEHFGPKWAFGIPGLLMALATIIFFSGRKKYVKVPPQGVNRNNLVFITWYALTHLSQRKPGQSMLDVAKGPYDPERVEGVKAVYRVMAVFFFALAFWAVWDQCLSEWTLYAEKMDRVINLGFTKFTIYPGQLSTFNTVFLLLFIPFFNYVVYPWLDKKGLKTTPLRRLGTGLVLTALSFVVIGVIHTSLDHGGSPSIWWQVLAFMILSAAEVLVSITGLEYAYTHSPKSMKSTMTGIWFLVVSFGNLITAVVNGLIENGGWWATALKGANYEWFFVAFICVFIVAFLIISPRLKERNYITDPVGINEVAAETERL; via the coding sequence ATGGCAGAAAACCTACAGGCAGCCGCTCCGGCAAAAACAAAATCAAGATTTCCAAAAGCCGTACCCTATATTATCGGCAACGAAGCCGCAGAGCGCTTTAGCTTTTACGGGATGCGTTCAGTACTTACACTTTTTTTGGTAAACCAATTTTTCAACCCGGCAGATAACCCGGCTTTAACCGACCAGGCTAATGCCCATGCCAATAAGCTGCACCACCTGTTTGTGATGGTAGCTTACGCGCTGCCATTTGTAGGCGGCATGATAGCCGATTGGTTTACCGGCAAGTACAAGCTTATTTTATATGTATCTATAATTTACTGTATCGGGCATTTAATGCTGGCAACCTTTGATGGTGGCCTCACCGGTTTCGAATTAGGTTTACTGGTGGTTGCAATTGGCGCGGGGGGGATCAAATCGTGCGTATCGGCCAACGTGGGCGATCAGTTTGACGCCACCAACCAGGACCTGCTTTCAAAAGTTTACGGCTGGTTTTACTTCAGTATCAACGCCGGCTCTATGATATCAACCGTTGCCATCCCCTGGACTTATGAACACTTTGGGCCAAAATGGGCTTTTGGTATCCCCGGGCTGCTGATGGCCCTGGCTACTATTATATTCTTCTCGGGCCGTAAAAAATATGTAAAGGTTCCGCCACAGGGAGTTAACCGCAATAACCTGGTTTTTATTACCTGGTATGCGTTAACACATTTAAGCCAGCGCAAACCGGGGCAATCTATGCTTGATGTTGCCAAAGGTCCTTATGATCCCGAACGCGTTGAAGGCGTAAAGGCAGTTTACCGCGTTATGGCAGTTTTCTTTTTCGCGCTGGCCTTTTGGGCTGTTTGGGACCAATGTTTATCTGAATGGACACTTTACGCCGAAAAAATGGACCGTGTGATCAACCTTGGTTTTACCAAATTCACCATATATCCGGGCCAGCTATCAACTTTTAACACGGTATTCCTGCTCCTGTTTATCCCATTCTTTAACTACGTGGTATATCCGTGGCTGGACAAAAAAGGACTGAAAACCACACCACTGCGCAGGCTTGGGACCGGCCTGGTGCTAACCGCGTTATCGTTTGTGGTGATAGGTGTTATACACACCAGCCTGGATCATGGCGGTTCGCCGTCTATCTGGTGGCAGGTGCTGGCGTTTATGATACTTTCAGCAGCCGAGGTATTGGTATCAATTACCGGTTTGGAGTACGCTTATACGCACTCGCCAAAATCGATGAAAAGCACCATGACGGGTATCTGGTTCCTAGTGGTATCGTTCGGTAACCTGATAACCGCCGTTGTAAATGGCCTTATTGAAAATGGCGGCTGGTGGGCCACAGCTCTTAAAGGCGCCAATTACGAATGGTTTTTCGTAGCGTTTATATGTGTTTTCATAGTGGCCTTTTTAATTATATCTCCGCGCCTTAAAGAACGGAATTACATTACCGACCCGGTCGGTATTAACGAGGTAGCTGCTGAAACAGAACGCCTGTAA